Proteins encoded by one window of Winogradskyella sp. PG-2:
- a CDS encoding MFS transporter, with product MKVKVTSHSAKWVLSIIIFSQFCCTSLWFAGNSIIEDLISAFNISTESLGYISGSVQFGFILGTLVFAILTLSDRFSPSKIFFICAVLGAGFNLGMLYSNNTITTLLCFRFLTGFSLAGIYPVGMKIAADHFEKGLKKSLSFLVAALVLGTAFPHLIKSIGVNLNWESVIWVTSTLTLLGGLLMLVYVKNGPYQKLADKFDASKILKVFKNPLFRSAAFGYFGHMWELYAFWTFIPILLLTYSQTHNIQLNISLFSFIIIAPGTIACIIGGYISSRIGAKKTAVIALSISGLCCLLSPLFFFINSSIIFITFLIIWGMTVIADSPLFSTLIAQNSNAQSKGTALTIVNCIGFAITIVSIQILNFFIASYDATPFAFLILALGPIIGLIYLKKT from the coding sequence TTGAAAGTTAAAGTGACATCTCATTCAGCTAAATGGGTTCTATCAATTATTATTTTTTCTCAATTTTGTTGCACTTCGCTTTGGTTTGCAGGTAATTCAATTATTGAAGATTTAATCTCTGCATTCAATATTAGTACTGAATCATTAGGATACATAAGTGGTTCTGTACAATTCGGTTTTATATTAGGGACATTAGTATTTGCCATATTAACTTTGAGTGATCGCTTTTCGCCATCCAAGATATTTTTTATCTGTGCTGTTCTGGGTGCTGGTTTTAATCTTGGTATGCTTTATTCAAATAATACTATTACCACCCTATTATGCTTTAGGTTTTTAACTGGCTTTAGTTTGGCTGGAATTTATCCTGTAGGAATGAAAATTGCTGCCGATCATTTTGAAAAAGGGTTGAAGAAATCACTTAGTTTTTTAGTTGCAGCATTGGTATTAGGCACAGCATTTCCGCATCTTATTAAATCTATCGGAGTAAATCTTAATTGGGAATCGGTTATTTGGGTTACTTCTACATTAACCTTGTTAGGAGGTTTATTAATGTTAGTATATGTGAAAAATGGACCTTATCAGAAATTAGCTGATAAATTTGATGCTTCAAAAATCTTGAAGGTTTTTAAAAATCCTTTATTCCGATCTGCGGCTTTTGGATACTTTGGCCATATGTGGGAACTCTATGCCTTTTGGACATTTATCCCTATTCTTCTTTTAACATATTCTCAAACACATAATATCCAACTAAACATCTCTTTATTTTCATTTATTATTATTGCACCTGGTACAATAGCATGCATTATAGGAGGTTATATTTCTAGTCGCATTGGCGCAAAAAAAACAGCTGTAATAGCTTTAAGTATTTCTGGTTTATGTTGTTTACTGTCACCTTTATTCTTTTTCATAAACTCTAGTATTATTTTCATAACCTTTCTTATAATCTGGGGAATGACTGTTATCGCTGACTCTCCATTATTTTCTACCTTAATTGCACAAAATAGTAATGCCCAATCAAAAGGTACAGCATTAACTATTGTAAATTGTATTGGTTTTGCTATTACAATTGTAAGTATTCAGATACTGAATTTTTTCATAGCTAGTTACGACGCAACACCCTTCGCATTTTTAATATTGGCCTTGGGTCCTATTATTGGTTTAATTTATTTAAAAAAAACATGA